In the genome of Brienomyrus brachyistius isolate T26 chromosome 17, BBRACH_0.4, whole genome shotgun sequence, one region contains:
- the aqp11 gene encoding aquaporin-11 codes for MGTGETQRAGMADLSASLALLTAVVLLSEASRRAAAKLLAHRAAYAVELISTFQLCACTQELKLLGELGRTEPRVMLTLTYLISVVHALTFSGAICNPSGALESVYRRSLSCSGALWRIACQFLAAAVARSAAPYLWALGMYELHVRHRSLLFQCLSPIDVPLPAAAAVELGCAFAVQSALTCFKGTDVKYRVHIIAAVITTLVYAGGRFTGAVFNPALAFSTQFACEGHTFMEYSIVYWLGPVLGMTFSVLLSDKVIPLLSGRTFQKDTEFLPAATKKLQ; via the exons ATGGGGACGGGAGAAACGCAGCGCGCTGGCATGGCCGATCTGAGTGCGTCCCTGGCGCTGCTGACTGCCGTGGTGCTGCTCAGCGAAGCGAGCCGCAGGGCGGCCGCTAAGCTGTTGGCGCACCGAGCCGCTTATGCCGTGGAGCTCATCTCCACGTTTCAGCTCTGCGCCTGCACACAGGAACTGAAGCTCCTCGGCGAGCTGGGCCGGACCGAGCCGAGGGTCATGCTGACTCTCACCTACCTCATCTCGGTGGTCCACGCACTGACTTTCAGCGGGGCGATATGCAACCCCTCCGGCGCACTTGAGAGCGTCTACCGGCGCAGCCTGAGCTGCAGCGGCGCCCTGTGGCGGATCGCCTGCCAGTTCCTGGCGGCTGCGGTAGCACGTTCAGCGGCGCCGTATCTGTGGGCTCTGGGTATGTACGAGCTGCACGTCCGGCACAGATCGCTACTATTTCAGTGCCTGAGTCCGATTGACGTCCCGTTGCCCGCCGCCGCGGCCGTGGAGCTGGGCTGTGCTTTCGCCGTGCAGAGCGCGCTCACGTGCTTCAAGGGGACGGATGTGAAATACAGGGTCCATATAATAGCTGCGGTCATCACGACGCTCGTCTATGCAG GTGGTCGCTTCACCGGTGCTGTGTTCAACCCAGCACTAGCTTTCTCCACGCAATTCGCTTGCGAAGGACACACCTTCATGGAATATTCTATAGTCTACTGGCTGGGACCGGTTTTGG gtatgaCCTTCTCCGTTCTGCTCTCTGACAAGGTCATCCCGCTCTTGTCTGGAAGAACGTTCCAGAAGGACACAGAGTTTCTTCCAGCTGCAACTAAAAAGTTACAGTAA